The following nucleotide sequence is from Methylotenera sp. G11.
CTGCCCGCTACTTTGGTATTGGTGATCGGCGAGTCTACCAATCGCCAGCATATGAGCCTGTATGGCTATCCGCGTAAAACTACGCCGCAGCTTGATGCCATGAAAGATGAGCTGCTGGTGTTCAAGCAGGTGGTCGGTCCCAGGCCATATACGATAGAAGCGCTGCAGCAGGTGCTTACTTTTGCCGACCAGCAGCATCCGGATTTATACCTGACCAAGCCATCCATCATGAACATGATGAGGCAGGCCGGTTATAAATCTTTCTGGATCACCAACCAGCAGACGATGACCAAGCGCAACACCATGCTGACGACGTTTTCCAAATACACCGATAAGCAGGTGTACCTGAACCATACACGCCTGCAGAACTCGCGCCAGTATGATGGTGATGTGCTGGCGCCGTTTGCCGAGGCGTTGCAGGATCCGGCGCCGCGCAAGCTGATTGTGTTGCATCTGCTCGGTACGCATATGAAATATAAATACCGGTATCCGGATGAGTACATCCATTTCAAGGACAATGCGAACCTGGCTCCGGGGCTGGATAAAAACAAGGTTGAGGTGATCAACGCATACGATAATGCTGTTTTGTATAATGACTTTGTGGTCTCGAATATCATCAAGACGTACAAGGCAAGCCGGCAGCATGGCTTCCTGGTATATTTTTCCGATCACGGGGAAGATGTCTACGAGGCGCCCGGATACAGTGTGCTTGGGCGTAACGAGTCAAGCCCGACCCTGCCTATGTATGCTGTTCCGTTCTTGCTGTGGATGACGCCGGACTGGCGTGCAAAAATGCCTGAAATCAGTAATGATGTGCTGGAACGCCCTTATAGCACCTCGCATTTCATCCATACCTGGGCTGATCTGGCAGGGCTGCAGTTTACCGATTATGAGCCGCATAAGAGCTTGATCAACCCCAGGTTTGAAGCATTGCCGCTGCTGGTTGGCAATCCGAATGACCCGAAATCGCTCAAAGTGCTGCCAAAGGCAAAATAACCTATCAATGACCGTGCTATTTGAACCATCGATGACAACAGAACCTGATCCGCATTCTCAACACAAACCCGCGTTTGGCGCAGCGCTTGAGCGGCTGGGGCTTGACGATGGCTCTGACCTGACAGAGCTGGCCCTGGTACGTGCAGTGCCCGGCAGGCGCTATGTCTACCGGGCCCGCTGGCAAGGGCAGGATGTTTATGCCAAGCTGTTTACGGGTAAAAACCATGCCTACTATGCGGGTCGTGACCTGGCTGGGGTGCAGCGCCTGGCGGCGGCCGGCATCGAGACACCGCCGTTATTGTTTCAGGGAGGCGTGCCGGATGCGCAGGCGCGGGTTCTGGTTTTTCTGGCAATCGGGCAGGCCAGTAACGCAGAGCAGGCCTGGTCCGGTTATGATGCCAGGGCGCGTTTCACGCTGGCGCAGAGGCTGGTGCAGACACTGGCGCGGCACCATCAGGCCGGGCTCATCCAGACCGATCTCTATTTCAAGAATTTCCTGGTGCAGGGCGAGGTCGTTTATACGCTGGATGGTGACGGTATCCGCCGCTTACGCGTACTGTTTCAGCAGCGCCAGAGGCTGCGTAACCTGGCAACGCTTTTTTCCAAGATGGATGTGCTGGATGACCAATGGATCCCGGAGCTTTATACCTGTTACTGCCGGCAGTTGAACGCTGACTGCAAACCGGCTGACCTGGCGGCATTGCGCTCGCTGACGCAGCGGATCCGTAGCCGGATGGCCAGCGCCTATGCTGACAAAAAAGTATTCAGGACCTGTACCGATGTGCAGGTAACGCGGCGCTTTGATTATTTTCTGGCGGTTGCCCGGGGTTTTGGCCTGGCTCCGGCTTCGCTTGGCTTGCTGGATGCTGCACTTGCCGATCAAAAGGCCAATCTTAAAAACGGCAATACCTGCACTATCGCCCGCACCTTGATCGCTGACCGGCAGGTCGTGGTCAAGCGCTATAACATTAAAGATTTCTGGCATGGATTGAACCGGGCATTTCGCCCCAGCCGTGCCGCCGCATCATGGGCAAATGCGCACAGGCTGCTCATTTCCAGAATTGCTACGCCCGAACCACTGGCGTTGATGGAAGAACGGCTGGGGTTGTTGCGCCGCCGGGCTTACTATGTGAGCGAATATCTGGATGCGCCGGATGCGCTGCAGTTCTTTGCACAATCTTCATCGCCGGACGACAGGGAAGCGGTTGCGCGTAATCTTGCCACCTTGTTTTACAGGCTATACCTGCTTAAATTCTCGCATGGGGATTGCAAGGCGACCAATATCAAGATTGTTGACCTGTCACCGGTGCTGATAGACCTGGATGGCATGCGGTCATACCGCTTGCCGCGCATTTTTGACAGCCTGTTCAAGCGCAGGCATGTTAAAGACCTGAAACGCTTAATGAAGAACTGGGAGCATGACGCGGCAACAACAGCCTTGCTGAAGCAGGCATTGCAGGTTGAGTATGCATCCCAGGGGCTATATCGGGGCGATGCTATCTTAATTCGAGCAGGTATTGCCTAAACTAAAGTAAAATAACGAAAAATGAATTTTCTGAGAGTATTAGCATGATAGTTTTAGGTTTATCTGGCGCGTTAGGCCATGATGCTTCGGCCGCAATCCTGGTCGATGGCAAAATCATTGCGGCGGCCGAGGAAGAGCGTTTTATCCGTGACAAGCACGCCAAGAATCAGTTTCCTTACGAGGCGGCCAGGTTCTGCATGCAGCAGGCTGGTGTCAAGCCCGAGGACGTCGATATCGTTGCGTTTCCGTACGCCGAAATCCCGCTCAGCAGCAATGCGCGCTGGCATTATGCCAAACGCCACTGGTATGCACCGGATCGTGCCCTGGATGCGATATTCAACGGTAACCGCCGCTTCCGCCGCAACCGTGATAAATCACTGAAACTGATGGCTGACCTGGGCTTGAGCAAAGCGGAATTCGTTCCGGTCGAGCATCACCTTGCGCATGCGTCCAGCGCTTACCACCTGAGTGGTTTCAAGGAAAAAACCGCGATTGTTGGTATTGACGGCAAGGGTGAATACGCAACCACGTTCTTCGGCTACGGCGAAAACGGCAAGATCCATAAAATCAAAGAGTTTTATGACCCGGACTCATTAGGCGGCATGTATGGCGCCATCACCGAGTATCTTGGTTTCGAGATGCTGGATGGCGAATTCAAGGTGATGGGCATGGCACCCTATGGCGATGCCAGCAAGTATGACTTGTCAAGGCTGGTCATTTTCGAAGACGGTGATCTGCGTA
It contains:
- a CDS encoding lipopolysaccharide kinase InaA family protein, translated to MTTEPDPHSQHKPAFGAALERLGLDDGSDLTELALVRAVPGRRYVYRARWQGQDVYAKLFTGKNHAYYAGRDLAGVQRLAAAGIETPPLLFQGGVPDAQARVLVFLAIGQASNAEQAWSGYDARARFTLAQRLVQTLARHHQAGLIQTDLYFKNFLVQGEVVYTLDGDGIRRLRVLFQQRQRLRNLATLFSKMDVLDDQWIPELYTCYCRQLNADCKPADLAALRSLTQRIRSRMASAYADKKVFRTCTDVQVTRRFDYFLAVARGFGLAPASLGLLDAALADQKANLKNGNTCTIARTLIADRQVVVKRYNIKDFWHGLNRAFRPSRAAASWANAHRLLISRIATPEPLALMEERLGLLRRRAYYVSEYLDAPDALQFFAQSSSPDDREAVARNLATLFYRLYLLKFSHGDCKATNIKIVDLSPVLIDLDGMRSYRLPRIFDSLFKRRHVKDLKRLMKNWEHDAATTALLKQALQVEYASQGLYRGDAILIRAGIA
- the cptA gene encoding phosphoethanolamine transferase CptA, whose product is MSTVKQSFSNPASSAGWKAIFSLYLFFAYFSVLPQLILYVTDNTVFVGLRQAIVMSVLWFVPVFLLPRFSRTIVAAVGVLLWLTSLVSIAYFCIYGQEFSQSVIFTIFESNPAESREFIAQYFVWWMIPVFLAHTLVAWLLWRNVKPFVMPPEKAWLLSGLILAGLLVYPFLKYKFIDHDHADQVVEKLQLRFEPAVPWQLVIGYVQYREQLASMEALLRGNAQIPPLQNLQDKNAGLPATLVLVIGESTNRQHMSLYGYPRKTTPQLDAMKDELLVFKQVVGPRPYTIEALQQVLTFADQQHPDLYLTKPSIMNMMRQAGYKSFWITNQQTMTKRNTMLTTFSKYTDKQVYLNHTRLQNSRQYDGDVLAPFAEALQDPAPRKLIVLHLLGTHMKYKYRYPDEYIHFKDNANLAPGLDKNKVEVINAYDNAVLYNDFVVSNIIKTYKASRQHGFLVYFSDHGEDVYEAPGYSVLGRNESSPTLPMYAVPFLLWMTPDWRAKMPEISNDVLERPYSTSHFIHTWADLAGLQFTDYEPHKSLINPRFEALPLLVGNPNDPKSLKVLPKAK